The genome window CTGGCCAAAAATATCCAGGCTTTCGCCCAGGCACTGCCAGTATCTTTTCCATGAGTGCGGCCCACCGACCCCTGAACCCCGGTAGTGGTCAAACAGCTCGGGCGTGGCAAGGTCAATGGCTACGCCGATCTTGTCCGCACCGGCCTCGCGCAGTTCCTCAAGGTTTCTGCGGGTAAGGATGGTGGGCGAAACCAGCATGGAAACGGGAATATCAATGGCCTGACGCAAACGGCGGCATATCTCTGCGGCATCGCGCGGTGCGCGGCTGTTGGTGAGCATGGAAATGCAGACGCGCTTGACGCGCTCCTGACGCCGCACAATGCCCGCCACAATTTCATCAACGGTAAATGCGGGCCAGGTCACGCGAATAAAGCTTTTGCTTGAGCTTTCCTTCTTTTCTTTTGCGCCAGAGAGGCCGCAGTAGGCACACTTTGCCGCGCAGCCAGAGCGGTAGGTCAGCAGCAGATTGATGCACGAAAGGCAGGCGTTGCGGTAGAAGGAACCGGGGGCGAAATCGAGCGTCATGGCGGCAGCAAGGCTCATGCGCGCAACCTCGGGGCTTTGGGGCTGTGTTTGTTGCCAGCAGGGCGGGCATTGGTTCTCAAGTTGGGTGGCTTGGCTCATATGTTGCCTCCAGCAAAAGTTATTGCGGCAAGTGTTGTATGGTACCCGTTAGGCAGGCCTGACGGCGGTGGCTACCAACCCTCTGTTCCCGCGCCCAGCAGCACCGAGCAGCATGTTTTGCGAAATTCCGCCTGTAAGCCCATGCGGGCAGCCAGTGCGGCGGCCTCGTGCGAGGGCAGGGCCATACGGTTGATGCCTGCCCGTAGCGAAAGAATTTCCAGCGCGCTTGCATCCCGCCGCGGGCGGGCGCAGCCGAGGCTTATCTGGCTGTGGGGCATAAGCTCGCGCGCGCGGATCACAAGGCCGCACACGCCGCGCGGGTCTGGCTGGCGCACGTTTTCCATGGCTGTGCCAGCAAGGTTCATGTAGGCCACGATCACCAGCAGCTCGGGCGGATGACGCGCCAGAATTTCCAGCGCGTGGTTTTCGCCCGCAAACCGCCCAAAATGCAGCCCTGCCACAATGTGCGGAACCACAGGCAGCTCCGCCGCAGCCAGAGCTTCAAGGCTTTGCTCCAGCAGTTGGGGGCCGTCCGGCAGATGGTAAACGCTGGCATAGGTCTTTTCGCTGCCAATAACGTCAAGCAGCGCCTGATCCACGCCAGCCCTGCGCAGGGCCAGAGCCGCGCGGTCGTCCACCATGCCGCAGTGCACGGAAACGTAGAGCCCGGTTTCCTGCTTTATGGCCGCAATGGTGTCGGTAAAATCCTGCCACGGCACCTGCCCGCGCCCGTTGCAGCCGCCGGAAAGCAACACCCCCTGCGCGCCCTGCGCCACCAGATCGCGGCATTTTTGCAACAAGCGTTGGGGGGAGCTGACGTCAGGCATATTGAGCAGCAGCTTGCCGCCGCAGTGGGCGCATTGCTGGCTGCAGTCGGCCCCGGTGATGGAAAGCGCCGGGTACTGCCCCTGCACGCCGTCACGCACATACATGCCGGGCAGATAGAACAGTATTTTTTTGCCGTGGATTTTCCACGAAAGTTCACGCGCTTCATTAAGCCGCGCACTATCCCACCGCAGTTCAGGGGGGATATCCGCCGACCACGATGAATAGTAGCCGCCGTAAGTGCCGGAGGCGGAAACACCGCCAGATTGTTCAGCTTGCAGCATAGTATTCCCTGAATCCTATCCAGAATCTGTTGATGGCTTTGTCGAGCGCGCCTGTATGCGCCTCCCATAGCAGGCGGCGCTGGTGCGCGTGCGACAGGGCGTCTCCGTAAAAATCGGCCCATTCTTCCTCGTAGCCCAGCAGAAGGCTCAGATCGCCCTCCAGCACAGCCTTGGCGGCCCAGCGGCCAGCCATTTCGCCCCCCACCACAGCCTGAAAAATACCGGCCCCTGTGATGGGATGGGTGTGCCCTGCGGCATCGCCTGCAAGCACAGTGTCGCCATACACGCAAGGACGGGGCGATCCTGCGGGTATCCAGCCGCCTGTGAGGCCCAGCGGCCTGTCGGCCACAAGGCCAAGCCCGGCCATGCCACGCACAAAGCGCCGCAACGCCCAGCGCAGGCCCGGTGTGCCGGGGGTGGAGAGCATGCCAAGGCCCACATTTGCCACATTGCCCTTGGGGAAAACCCAGGCATAGCCAGCGCGGATGCTTTCATCAAAATAGATGTGGGTGTGTTCCAGAGGCTCCAGCAGGGGCAGGCGCACCTGAATGGACGGCAGGCAGTGCGGGCGGGGCAGCCCCAGCCAGCGCGCCACGCGCGAAACAGGGCCGTCAGCCCCAATAACAACCTTGGCCGACACGCCTACAGTGGCGCTGTTCGGCGCGGACAGCAGCACTCTGCCGCCCGCGCCGCCTTCGCGGCCAACAGCGGCGTGACCGGGAAGAATCCTCGCGCCGCTGCTCACGGCGGCGCGGGCAAGGGCCTGATCGAACATCTCCCTGTCGATCACGCAGCCAGGGGCGCTCATATCCTGTATGCAGCGGCCATGCAGAAAGCTGCGCATGCCCGTTGTGCGCTGCACGATGTATTCGTCCCCCACGTTGGCCTGCCCAACAAGCATAGCTGGAATGTATTCCGCGCAGCGTACGGGCCTGCCCACGATACGCCGCCGCTCGGCAACAATTACGGAAGCCCCAGCCAGAGCCGCGGCCCGCGCGGCGCTTGATCCGGCTGGGCCACCGCCCACCACAAGAACATCGCAGTTGAGTACGCGCATGGGGCTACCTCCCGGCATGGCATTGCGCCTGCTGCGCCACACGCAAAATGGAGTGCAGCAGGGGCATGTTCAGGCTTGTCTGGCTGCGGAACTGCCCCTGATGGGCGGCTTCGCTCTGATCCAGCTCGTAGCAGGTGGTGTTTTCTATATCTATGAGAATGCCGGGCAGGCCCATGCGGTCAAAATCTTCCGCATGTTTGATGTAAAAGGGCTGGCAGCAGCAGCCGATGAAGGCGGACACGCCTTGCCCCTTGAGCCTGCCCAGTTCTTCCATGAGATCTTCAAAATTGGTTATGCAGACCGTGCGCAGTTTGCGCTCATGCCCCAGAGCCCAGGCTTCGCCCACGGAACACTCTCCGCAGGCGCGGCAGGCCTTGGTAAAGCGGAGGTCGCAGTCCTTGAGTTTGGCGCAGTAGGGCAGCAGCAGGGCTTGCGGCCCGGCGGCCAGCACCTGATCAAAGTTGCCGTTGGTGGTGAAGATGCGGTTGCAGTGTTCAATGGGGATGCCGTGGCGGGCAATGGCGGCTTTTTCCATGGCCATGCGCAGGGGAATGCAGATGTCTTCCGCGTTCATGTCGGGTATGGCGATATGCCCTTCGTTGAAAAAGTCATGGATGATGCCGCAGAGGTGCTCCGTATTCAGGGGCTGACCGCGCAGGGCAGCCTCAAGGTCAAAGAGGGCGCGTGCGGGAAAAGACAGAAAGTCTCCGGTAATAAACACGTTTTTAAGCACGCGGCGCGGCATGTTGAGCTGCATGGTCACGCGAACAAGGCCGTAGGGCGATTTGCGCGCGCCTTGCACCACCTCTGTTTTTTCATAGGTGGGGCGCACCATGTCTATCCATTCCTGCGACTGAAAATAGGGCAGCCGCTCGGCCAGCAGGTCTTCTTCCTCGGCGGTCAGGCCGCCGGGCACAAGGTTTATGCCCATGTGCCGCTCAAAGGCATCGGCAAGGGCAGCCTTGATATCGGCGCTGGCGGGTACATGCCCAAGCTCCCACGCCAGACAGGTGACACGCTTTTTGACGGAATCAATCTCCTTGGCTTTCAGCTTTTCCACAGGCACGCGCAGGCATTTGAGCATGGTTTCCACGTCAAAATCCACCAGCAGCGTACCCTGAAACAGAAATGCCGCGTCGCAGTCCGTGCCGCCGGTGCCGGAAATCTTGCGGCCAGCCACTTCTATGTCGTTGCGGGGGCGAAATGCCGCGTCAATGCCCATGCCGCGCAGAGCCGTGACGGTTGGCTCGCACAAACGGCGGAACAGATTGGCGTTGGGGATGCCCACGCCAAAAAAGGCCTTGTCGCAAATAAGCTCCCAGCCGATCTGGTTTTCATCAAACAGCAGGCCGCCACCGCCTGTGATGCGGCGGTTGATGTCGATTCCCTGTTCGCGGCAGTAGGAAAGGCGGATTTCTTCCTGAATGGACTGATGAAAACCCACCA of uncultured Desulfovibrio sp. contains these proteins:
- a CDS encoding radical SAM protein — translated: MSQATQLENQCPPCWQQTQPQSPEVARMSLAAAMTLDFAPGSFYRNACLSCINLLLTYRSGCAAKCAYCGLSGAKEKKESSSKSFIRVTWPAFTVDEIVAGIVRRQERVKRVCISMLTNSRAPRDAAEICRRLRQAIDIPVSMLVSPTILTRRNLEELREAGADKIGVAIDLATPELFDHYRGSGVGGPHSWKRYWQCLGESLDIFGQGMAGAHFMVGMGETEQDMCRAMQRVHDMGGNTHLFSFFPEGGSPLAHRLPPPIDHYRRIQLARWLIDNDHAHERFFTYNDRRALTGYGLPKADLDAVIDSGEPFRTCGCTGRDGEVACNRPYANSRPGPGIRNYPFKPEEADVRHIRLQMGLPA
- a CDS encoding radical SAM protein, producing MLQAEQSGGVSASGTYGGYYSSWSADIPPELRWDSARLNEARELSWKIHGKKILFYLPGMYVRDGVQGQYPALSITGADCSQQCAHCGGKLLLNMPDVSSPQRLLQKCRDLVAQGAQGVLLSGGCNGRGQVPWQDFTDTIAAIKQETGLYVSVHCGMVDDRAALALRRAGVDQALLDVIGSEKTYASVYHLPDGPQLLEQSLEALAAAELPVVPHIVAGLHFGRFAGENHALEILARHPPELLVIVAYMNLAGTAMENVRQPDPRGVCGLVIRARELMPHSQISLGCARPRRDASALEILSLRAGINRMALPSHEAAALAARMGLQAEFRKTCCSVLLGAGTEGW
- a CDS encoding NAD(P)/FAD-dependent oxidoreductase: MRVLNCDVLVVGGGPAGSSAARAAALAGASVIVAERRRIVGRPVRCAEYIPAMLVGQANVGDEYIVQRTTGMRSFLHGRCIQDMSAPGCVIDREMFDQALARAAVSSGARILPGHAAVGREGGAGGRVLLSAPNSATVGVSAKVVIGADGPVSRVARWLGLPRPHCLPSIQVRLPLLEPLEHTHIYFDESIRAGYAWVFPKGNVANVGLGMLSTPGTPGLRWALRRFVRGMAGLGLVADRPLGLTGGWIPAGSPRPCVYGDTVLAGDAAGHTHPITGAGIFQAVVGGEMAGRWAAKAVLEGDLSLLLGYEEEWADFYGDALSHAHQRRLLWEAHTGALDKAINRFWIGFREYYAAS
- a CDS encoding DUF116 domain-containing protein, coding for MQWRLLDLPPLTAAENMALDEVLLEIRGSGRSQDTLRFLQFNPATVLVGFHQSIQEEIRLSYCREQGIDINRRITGGGGLLFDENQIGWELICDKAFFGVGIPNANLFRRLCEPTVTALRGMGIDAAFRPRNDIEVAGRKISGTGGTDCDAAFLFQGTLLVDFDVETMLKCLRVPVEKLKAKEIDSVKKRVTCLAWELGHVPASADIKAALADAFERHMGINLVPGGLTAEEEDLLAERLPYFQSQEWIDMVRPTYEKTEVVQGARKSPYGLVRVTMQLNMPRRVLKNVFITGDFLSFPARALFDLEAALRGQPLNTEHLCGIIHDFFNEGHIAIPDMNAEDICIPLRMAMEKAAIARHGIPIEHCNRIFTTNGNFDQVLAAGPQALLLPYCAKLKDCDLRFTKACRACGECSVGEAWALGHERKLRTVCITNFEDLMEELGRLKGQGVSAFIGCCCQPFYIKHAEDFDRMGLPGILIDIENTTCYELDQSEAAHQGQFRSQTSLNMPLLHSILRVAQQAQCHAGR